From Anaerolineales bacterium, the proteins below share one genomic window:
- a CDS encoding glycoside hydrolase family 127 protein — translation MGHMQEFSIRQIAIRDPYWSPRLETNAARAIWHQWDQLEASGCIDNFRIAAGEKAGWREGWFFADSDAYKWLDAAARVYIHHPDSKLAGRMEEFLGLVARAQTADGYLFTYNQIHFPGVRWVNLQIEHELYCHGHLIEACLSHHEAAGSAESLRVAEAAADLLVREFLGKGPEWTTGHEEIEIALLRLFRLTGEESYLNLARQFLERRGRTPFFALSFLRQYLGSQKRGSIIQRRRRDYLAAHPGYAPFRLPPPNQAKEPAGTKVRWLAGALTGGYFQQHAPIRKQTVPMGHAVRFGYLQTAAAMLDRLAPEAGLLSALERSWERMVSRRMYVTGGLGSLPGMEGFGRDYELDPEFAYAETCAALAGIFWNWEMALATSEAKYSDLLEWQLYNAASVGMGLDRTSYLYNNPLACRGGVTRRPWFGVPCCPSNLSRTWADLAKYVFSTDRKGFWIHQYIGCEGPVEAKGPLGVKIESGLPFDGTAAIRLIPETPVEFPLHIRLPSWSKETAVAVNGEPWEAPPSTAAFAPTAQGYDPRPARFLALNRLWSPGDVVSVRFDMGIALRRAHPRVKGHRGKAAVTRGPLVYCLESVDNPGIDLFDCQADPSSLRAEPAPELLGGIHVLRGTTGDGRPLCFIPYALWGNRGESQMNVWVGAGAAGSA, via the coding sequence GCCGATTCCGACGCCTACAAGTGGCTGGATGCCGCCGCCAGGGTTTATATCCATCATCCGGATTCCAAACTGGCGGGGCGGATGGAGGAATTCCTCGGACTGGTGGCCCGCGCCCAAACCGCCGACGGCTACCTGTTCACCTACAACCAGATCCATTTCCCCGGCGTTCGCTGGGTGAACCTGCAGATCGAGCACGAGCTCTATTGCCACGGCCACCTGATCGAAGCCTGCCTCTCCCACCACGAAGCCGCCGGCAGTGCGGAATCGCTGAGGGTGGCCGAAGCCGCCGCGGACCTGCTGGTGCGGGAATTCCTCGGCAAAGGTCCGGAGTGGACCACCGGCCACGAGGAGATCGAGATCGCCTTGTTGCGTTTGTTCCGCCTGACCGGTGAAGAATCTTACCTGAATTTGGCGCGCCAGTTCCTCGAACGGCGCGGGCGGACCCCCTTCTTCGCGCTTTCCTTCCTGCGCCAATACCTCGGATCGCAAAAGCGCGGCTCCATCATCCAACGGCGGCGGCGAGATTACCTCGCGGCCCATCCCGGTTATGCGCCCTTCCGGCTTCCGCCCCCCAATCAAGCCAAAGAGCCGGCTGGCACCAAGGTCCGCTGGCTGGCCGGAGCCCTCACCGGCGGATATTTTCAACAGCACGCACCGATCAGAAAGCAGACCGTCCCGATGGGGCATGCGGTTCGCTTTGGGTATCTGCAAACCGCCGCGGCGATGCTGGACCGGCTCGCGCCGGAGGCAGGCCTGTTGTCCGCTCTGGAACGAAGCTGGGAGCGCATGGTTTCGCGCCGGATGTACGTCACCGGCGGGCTCGGTTCCTTGCCCGGAATGGAAGGATTCGGCCGGGATTACGAGCTCGATCCGGAATTCGCCTACGCCGAGACTTGCGCCGCCCTGGCGGGGATTTTCTGGAACTGGGAAATGGCACTCGCCACAAGCGAGGCGAAGTACAGCGACCTGCTCGAGTGGCAGCTTTATAACGCCGCCTCGGTCGGGATGGGGCTGGATAGGACGAGCTACCTGTACAACAATCCGCTGGCCTGCCGGGGCGGGGTGACGCGCCGGCCCTGGTTCGGCGTGCCCTGCTGTCCCTCCAACCTTTCGCGGACCTGGGCGGATTTGGCGAAGTATGTTTTTTCCACCGACCGGAAGGGTTTTTGGATTCATCAGTATATCGGGTGCGAGGGCCCGGTGGAGGCGAAAGGGCCATTGGGGGTGAAAATCGAATCCGGCTTGCCTTTCGATGGAACCGCGGCGATCCGGTTGATCCCGGAAACCCCGGTGGAATTCCCGCTACACATCCGTTTGCCTTCCTGGAGCAAGGAAACCGCCGTGGCCGTAAACGGCGAGCCGTGGGAGGCGCCGCCTTCCACGGCGGCGTTCGCGCCCACCGCCCAGGGCTACGATCCGCGTCCGGCGCGATTCCTGGCGCTGAACCGGCTCTGGTCGCCGGGGGACGTGGTGAGTGTCCGCTTTGATATGGGGATCGCCCTGCGGCGCGCCCACCCGCGCGTGAAGGGGCACCGCGGCAAGGCGGCCGTGACGCGCGGCCCGCTGGTCTATTGCCTGGAAAGCGTCGACAACCCGGGGATCGACCTGTTCGATTGCCAAGCGGATCCGTCCTCACTGCGAGCCGAGCCGGCGCCGGAACTGCTCGGCGGAATTCATGTCCTGCGGGGGACAACCGGTGACGGCCGTCCGTTATGCTTTATCCCGTATGCGCTGTGGGGCAACCGCGGCGAATCGCAGATGAACGTTTGGGTCGGCGCCGGTGCGGCCGGTTCCGCGTAA
- a CDS encoding glycoside hydrolase family 31 protein, with protein MAEFTKNGNALVYRSGYEILKVEPWGRNGVRVRATKNPSFREDWIGALLDSGENPAGIEIHDSGAGLRNGILAARIGTEGELSFWNHKSGEELLREQPVHSLTIPARHYRELQGGLYRVETGFRPHEGERLFGLGQHQHGRLDQKGCVVDLIQRNTEVAVPFVLSSRGYGFLWNNPAVGRVELGRNATRWVAEACPQLDYWITADDDPKRILANYADVTGHAPMLPEWAAGFWQCKLRYASQAELEAVAEEYSRRKLPLSVLVIDFFHWTRQGDWRFDPHAWPDPAAMVRKLEKLGVKVMVSVWPTVNRHSPAFEEMRHSGFILRNKAGSPAHSYFTDIGDEDGTYVHFYDSTNPAARKCIWEKVKRGYYLQGIKTYWLDACEPEIVPFHPENLEFYCGDGSAVANAYPLEHVRGFYEGMRAEGEEEILFLCRSAWAGSQRFGAAVWSGDISSSFEALRAQVPAGLNMALSGIPWWTTDIGGFHGGDGAAPEFRELIVRWFQYGAFCPLFRLHGHRLPNADIFHGGPNEVWSFGEEAYAIFREYLMLRERLRPYILDQMRIAHETGLPPMRPLFVDFPSDADCWAVEDEYLFGLDLLVAPVLDAGARSRRVYLPAGSSWKNAWTDQPTPGGRWIDADAPLERIPLFLRGNAALPIRGG; from the coding sequence ATGGCGGAATTCACCAAGAACGGGAACGCGCTGGTCTACCGGTCCGGGTATGAAATCCTGAAAGTGGAACCCTGGGGGCGCAACGGGGTCCGCGTCCGCGCGACGAAGAATCCATCCTTCCGGGAAGATTGGATCGGCGCGCTGCTGGACTCCGGCGAAAATCCGGCCGGGATCGAAATCCATGACAGCGGCGCCGGCCTTCGCAATGGAATCCTTGCGGCGCGCATCGGAACGGAAGGCGAACTCTCTTTTTGGAACCACAAAAGCGGCGAAGAGCTGCTGCGCGAGCAGCCGGTCCACAGCTTAACCATCCCCGCCCGCCATTACCGCGAACTGCAGGGGGGCCTGTACCGCGTCGAAACCGGCTTCCGACCGCACGAAGGCGAACGCCTCTTCGGCCTCGGTCAGCACCAGCACGGCCGGCTCGATCAGAAGGGATGCGTCGTCGATCTTATCCAGCGGAACACGGAGGTCGCGGTCCCCTTTGTGCTCTCCAGCCGGGGATATGGCTTTCTATGGAACAATCCGGCCGTCGGGCGGGTGGAACTCGGCCGAAACGCCACCCGCTGGGTGGCGGAAGCCTGCCCCCAATTGGATTATTGGATCACCGCGGACGACGATCCCAAACGGATCCTCGCGAATTACGCCGACGTCACCGGTCATGCGCCGATGCTGCCCGAATGGGCCGCCGGTTTCTGGCAGTGCAAACTGCGCTACGCCAGCCAGGCGGAACTGGAAGCGGTGGCCGAGGAATATTCCCGGCGCAAGCTGCCCCTCTCGGTGCTGGTCATCGATTTCTTCCATTGGACCCGCCAGGGCGATTGGCGGTTCGACCCGCACGCCTGGCCGGATCCCGCCGCCATGGTTCGCAAGCTGGAAAAGCTGGGGGTGAAGGTGATGGTCTCGGTCTGGCCGACCGTCAACCGCCACAGCCCCGCCTTCGAGGAAATGCGGCACAGCGGATTCATCCTCCGCAACAAAGCCGGCTCGCCCGCCCATTCGTATTTCACGGATATCGGGGACGAGGATGGAACGTACGTGCATTTTTATGATTCGACAAATCCGGCCGCCAGAAAATGCATCTGGGAAAAGGTCAAACGGGGATACTACCTCCAGGGGATCAAAACGTATTGGCTCGACGCGTGTGAGCCGGAAATTGTCCCGTTCCATCCGGAAAACCTGGAGTTCTACTGCGGGGACGGGAGCGCCGTCGCCAATGCGTACCCGCTCGAGCACGTGCGCGGATTTTACGAAGGGATGCGCGCCGAAGGAGAGGAAGAAATCCTGTTCCTGTGCCGCTCCGCCTGGGCGGGCAGCCAACGCTTCGGCGCCGCCGTCTGGTCCGGGGATATCAGCTCCAGCTTCGAAGCCTTGCGGGCCCAGGTGCCGGCGGGCCTGAACATGGCCCTCAGCGGCATTCCCTGGTGGACCACCGACATCGGCGGGTTCCACGGCGGGGACGGGGCCGCGCCGGAATTCCGCGAGCTGATCGTGCGCTGGTTCCAATACGGCGCGTTCTGCCCGCTGTTCCGGCTGCACGGGCACCGCCTGCCGAATGCGGATATCTTCCACGGCGGGCCGAACGAGGTCTGGTCCTTCGGCGAAGAAGCCTACGCCATTTTTCGCGAGTACCTGATGCTCCGCGAACGCCTGCGGCCCTACATCCTGGATCAAATGCGCATCGCCCACGAAACCGGCCTTCCCCCCATGCGTCCCTTGTTTGTGGATTTCCCATCGGATGCGGACTGTTGGGCGGTCGAGGACGAATACCTGTTCGGGCTGGACTTGCTGGTGGCGCCGGTTCTGGACGCCGGCGCCCGAAGCAGGAGGGTGTACCTGCCCGCCGGCAGTTCCTGGAAAAACGCCTGGACGGACCAACCCACCCCCGGCGGGCGGTGGATCGACGCGGACGCGCCGCTGGAACGCATTCCGCTCTTCCTGCGCGGAAACGCCGCGCTGCCGATCCGGGGCGGATGA
- a CDS encoding substrate-binding domain-containing protein — translation MGVIGSIGAYYAWRGSGGEPVSAQSSPLPDTPATRAAGIKIGLSFPDFGSERWKNDAELMTKLLEQQGYAVIIQEAAHDVKLQNDQIDHMVSQGVEGLIVIAEDGYAVASAVDRAVKAGVKVIAYDRLIMTAGISAYISFDSVEVGRQQALGVLTALGIPGGDQWTKNNPAKIVLSGGSPTDNNAIRIRQGQISGIETYLDEGIVRIVADQWVDNWNPATAERMMENILTAQQNQIDGVIASNDGTALAELEAMRAQGLAGTVPISGQDATADGCNSIVKGELTVTVFKDIRLLASKAVTLLVTLLKGENPSYLRQYTIAELTVDSTRTGSVMVDFLPVVAVTKDNVYEVVVKSCFQPYDDVYRDIPDGERPPRVSCD, via the coding sequence ATGGGCGTGATCGGATCCATCGGGGCGTATTACGCCTGGCGGGGCTCCGGCGGCGAGCCCGTCTCCGCGCAATCCTCCCCGCTTCCGGACACACCCGCGACCCGGGCCGCCGGAATAAAAATCGGCCTTTCCTTCCCCGACTTCGGGTCCGAGCGGTGGAAGAACGACGCCGAGTTGATGACGAAACTGCTGGAACAACAGGGCTATGCAGTCATCATCCAGGAGGCCGCCCACGACGTCAAGCTGCAGAACGATCAGATCGACCACATGGTCTCGCAGGGCGTCGAGGGCCTGATTGTCATCGCCGAGGACGGTTATGCCGTAGCCTCCGCCGTAGACCGGGCGGTCAAGGCCGGCGTGAAGGTCATCGCCTACGACCGCCTGATCATGACCGCCGGCATCTCCGCCTACATCTCCTTCGACAGCGTCGAGGTCGGGCGCCAGCAGGCGCTGGGCGTTCTGACGGCGCTGGGCATCCCGGGCGGGGATCAGTGGACGAAGAACAATCCCGCTAAAATCGTTTTATCCGGCGGATCCCCGACCGACAACAACGCCATCCGCATCCGCCAGGGCCAGATAAGCGGGATCGAGACCTACCTCGACGAGGGCATCGTCCGGATCGTCGCCGATCAGTGGGTCGATAATTGGAATCCCGCGACCGCCGAGAGGATGATGGAGAACATCCTCACCGCCCAGCAGAACCAAATCGACGGCGTGATCGCCTCCAACGACGGCACCGCGCTGGCCGAATTGGAGGCGATGCGGGCTCAAGGCCTGGCCGGCACAGTTCCGATCTCCGGGCAGGATGCCACCGCCGACGGCTGCAACAGCATCGTCAAGGGCGAACTGACCGTCACCGTGTTCAAAGACATCCGCCTGCTGGCGTCGAAAGCCGTGACCCTGCTCGTAACCCTGCTCAAGGGCGAAAACCCTTCCTATTTGCGCCAATACACGATCGCCGAACTGACCGTGGACAGCACCCGAACCGGAAGCGTGATGGTCGACTTCCTGCCGGTGGTTGCGGTCACGAAGGACAACGTCTACGAAGTCGTGGTCAAGAGCTGCTTCCAACCGTACGACGACGTGTACCGCGACATTCCGGATGGGGAGCGGCCTCCCCGGGTGAGTTGCGACTGA